The following are encoded in a window of Spea bombifrons isolate aSpeBom1 chromosome 2, aSpeBom1.2.pri, whole genome shotgun sequence genomic DNA:
- the CLIC4 gene encoding chloride intracellular channel protein 4, whose translation MSLSVPQNGMQEDKDNLIELFVKAGSDGESIGNCPFSQRLFMILWLKGVVFNVTTVDLKRKPADLQNLAPGTHPPFITYNHEVKTDVNKIEEFLEEVLCPPKYRKLSAKHPESNTAGMDIFAKFSAYIKNSRPDANEALERGLLKTLQKLDEYLNSPLPDEIDENSMDDITISNRKFLDGDDMTLADCNLLPKLHIVKVVTKKYRNFDIPKSMTGIWRYLTNAYSREEFINTCPGDREIEIAYADVAKRLTK comes from the exons gCCGGAAGTGATGGCGAGAGCATTGGAAACTGTCCATTCTCGCAAAGACTCTTCATGATCTTGTGGCTAAAGGGTGTAGTGTTTAACGTGACAACAGTTGACTTAAAGAG AAAACCAGCAGATTTGCAAAATCTTGCTCCGGGGACACATCCGCCTTTCATAACTTACAACCATGAAGTGAAGACAGATGTGAATAAGATAGAAGAGTTTCTTGAGGAAGTATTATGTCCTCCAAA GTACCGTAAGCTATCAGCCAAGCACCCAGAATCTAACACAGCCGGTATGGACATATTTGCCAAATTTTCAGCTTACATAAAGAATTCTCGACCGGACGCCAATGAAG CTTTAGAGAGAGGCCTGCTGAAAACCTTGCAGAAGCTGGATGAATATCTTAACTCTCCTCTACCGGACGAGATTGATGAGAACAGCATGGATGACATCACAATTTCCAACCGCAAATTCCTAGATGGAGATGATATGACTTTAGCAGACTGCAACTTGCTCCCCAAACTTCACATTGTCAAG GTGGTGACCAAAAAATACCGAAACTTCGATATACCAAAATCCATGACTGGTATTTGGAGATATCTGACCAATGCCTACAGCAGGGAAGAATTTATCAACACTTGCCCAGGAGATCGTGAGATCGAAATTGCCTATGCAGATGTAGCCAAGAGACTTACCAAGTGA